The following are encoded in a window of Impatiens glandulifera chromosome 5, dImpGla2.1, whole genome shotgun sequence genomic DNA:
- the LOC124939402 gene encoding serine/threonine-protein kinase BLUS1-like: MDKGENQEHNYPVDANSYTIIEVIGRGTNTIIYRAFCDPMNTNVVIKSIKFDKSNNSLTLSHLDSTIPAPPVLNHPNILNSHCTFLAAENLVWVVMPLMSVGSLQSIMSCSFPTGLPEEYIAIFLKPIFNLLSYLQQMESPDIELKAGNILLDHDGTFKFSDFGLWLSSQQLMRNVTAKSYWVAPELIESSDAYSVKSNIWSFGILALELAHGKPPLYDFPLSKSMIKKMKQRFSFWKFDENSTEKTFSETFKNLVKSCLKRNPAKRPTLNMLQNHPFFEKCKSTYYLVDKILKDLPPIVNRFELYTEIRGEEKDDDDEEVNVVSGWKLNADILKLFPFCSNEIQVEEEDEDEYCDYAKLEAVNAELHKVIKQLDVVCWTSSRTDYLETLFTVKTRLQEQLNRITSLFNSRGGVLFEVPFYNPPRAEQNGKEDNA; the protein is encoded by the coding sequence ATGGATAAAGGCGAAAACCAAGAACACAATTACCCAGTCGATGCTAACTCTTACACAATCATCGAAGTAATCGGCCGTGGGACGAACACCATAATCTACAGAGCATTTTGCGACCCAATGAATACCAATGTCGTGATAAAATCCATCAAATTCGATAAATCCAACAATTCTCTAACTCTTAGTCATTTAGATTCAACCATTCCCGCGCCGCCGGTTCTAAATCATCCAAACATCCTCAATTCCCACTGCACTTTCCTTGCTGCCGAAAACCTAGTATGGGTAGTTATGCCATTAATGTCTGTCGGCTCTCTCCAATCCATAATGTCATGTTCCTTCCCTACCGGACTTCCAGAAGAATATATTGCAATCTTTCTTAAACCAATCTTTAATCTTTTGTCTTATCTCCAACAAATGGAATCTCCTGACATTGAACTTAAAGCTGGAAACATCCTTCTTGATCACGATGGAACATTCAAATTTTCTGATTTTGGTTTGTGGCTTTCGTCGCAGCAGTTGATGAGAAACGTCACAGCGAAATCTTATTGGGTTGCGCCGGAGTTGATTGAATCTAGTGATGCGTATTCTGTCAAATCGAATATTTGGTCATTTGGAATCTTAGCTCTCGAATTAGCTCATGGAAAACCACCTCTGTATGACTTTCCTCTGTCCAAGTCTATGATCAAGAAGATGAAACAGAGATTTTCTTTTTGGAAATTTGACGAAAACAGTACTGAAAAGACCTTCTCTGAAACATTCAAGAATCTTGTTAAGAGTTGTTTGAAACGTAATCCAGCAAAGAGACCGACGTTGAACATGCTGCAGAACCATCCTTTCTTCGAAAAATGTAAATCCACATATTATCTAGTGGATAAGATACTGAAAGACTTGCCTCCTATTGTAAACAGGTTTGAACTTTACACAGAGATCAGAGGTGAAGaaaaagatgatgatgatgaagaagtgaATGTTGTTAGTGGGTGGAAGTTAAATGCCGATATTTTGAAGCTTTTTCCATTTTGTTCTAATGAAATCCAAGTGGaggaggaagatgaagatgaatacTGCGATTATGCTAAGTTGGAAGCTGTGAATGCCGAATTGCATAAAGTGATTAAGCAGCTGGATGTAGTTTGTTGGACCTCTTCGAGAACAGATTATTTGGAGACACTTTTTACAGTAAAAACGAGATTACAAGAGCAGTTGAATCGAATAACTAGTTTGTTTAATTCTCGTGGCGGGGTGTTGTTCGAGGTGCCATTCTACAACCCTCCACGAGCTGAACAGAATGGAAAAGAAGACAATGCATAA